The Triticum aestivum cultivar Chinese Spring chromosome 5A, IWGSC CS RefSeq v2.1, whole genome shotgun sequence genomic sequence ATAGAAGTTCCAAAAAAATTCTCATGGTGATTCCCTGCTGGCATTTTTTGAATATGGATTGCTGGTGCAAAAATTAATGCGTTCCTCCACATGTCAATGGCTTTGTCTCCAGGGGAGCGCACGTATGCGGGGCATGCATTCAAATTTGAAACACAATCTGGCGCTCGGATGTGGACTGCTCTCAGTACTTAAGCTGCTATGGGGGGCGTGGACGGGAGGGAGTGAAGTCTTCGCAAGTAGCTACCGCTCTGCTTCAACAGCTGCGTGTGACAACCATGGCGCCGGTGTTCAGTGAGCACCCGGGGGCCGGTTCGGCAAGCACAGGAACGTAACTGATCCATCCGTGCTTATCCTGATCCGCCACGGAGTGAACGCTCGGCACCGATTAAATGCGCGGGGCCCATCATCATATACGGAGTGCGAAAGACGGCAAAATACGCTCTGAAATATGTATGTACACGTCAATCCCGGGAAAGACCAACGGATGGGATTCCGGCCTCATCTGTGCCCACGATCAGAAACGAATTTTCGGAAATAGCACTACTACTAATCAATGTATCAAAATAGAAAGACCAAAGCCATTCCAAATACAAAAAACTTTTAGCCTTCGCACACACTAAAGATAGAGTAGTACTGCAAATCCATGCATGAACATTCTATTTATTACCCATGTTGCATCCTGCCAAGCATGACTACTTCGTCACTTTAGAGTGCAAAGATAATGAGGTGTGTGACTTCTCCATGACACTAGCAACCAACACCAAATTCCCATTAATTCTTAGTGCTTCACTCTGCGTTAGTGAGTTGTGCAAGGACAAGGCATGTTAGAGGAGTGCCTTTTTGTAGAAGTGCAACTAGCCAGAAAAAGTGTCTTACTTACTTCCTTTCTCTCCTACATAAAAAAGTCCTTACAAAATATTCTCCTGTCTTCCAGCCTAAGTACTTCAAGACATGATTATTATTTCCCTTGTATAGACTTGTTTGCATAGACTACCAGAGCAATGCTAGCTTCATTAGTGACTATAACTTTCGGAGGATGATTCAAAGCATGTAGTCACTCACTATATTAGTGACTGCAACTTTGGCAATACCATCATCCAACCCGTCTAAGCAACATCCAACGGCCAAAGATCCGCAATCACCCCCTCTAGTGCCTCCCTCCACCTCTTTACTATGCAGCCCACTGTTGCGAGCTCTTCCTTAGGCACTTATGATATAATGATATCTCTTCCTTTTGGAGAAATCTGAGAAGAGGCAGGCAATGGACGAGGTGAGAACCAAGGAGCCAAGCTAGTTGTGCTTGGAGTCAGTCCTCACCCGCAAGGTACCAATGCAGCATTGTCCACGAGGCCATCGTGCACACCATCAATTTTGTCCCTTTGTTCATGGTGTACCCCGATAATGTTTTCTGTGTGTGCTTTTTAACTGACGACGCATGATATTGGCAAACATCAAACGTCTCTTTCTAGCATTCCTGATGCGGTTGCTCAACATTAGCATGGCTATAGTCCCAGATTCCCATTAGCCCCGAGGAAAATAAATAATTAATGGGCAGAGGTGAGCTCCTTGGGCCGCTTTGcgcaaaagaagaaaagaaactagtATGTTGCTTTTGCTTAAGAAAGTGATAAAATGGATTTGAGGATAAAAAGAATTACATTTTATTAAATAAGAATTTGAATTCATGTCCTGcagtattttgcaaaaagaaaaaagaaatactaTGTAAAACGGGACATCTTAGATCAAGATCTTGTGTTTGAAGAAGATCAACACCACGCCGGCGACACAGAGAGCACAACGCCGTCGTTTTGTAAGGAAAAAAAATAAATCATCATGGCCGAGGCATGCGATCTGTTGTGGAAGTAGAAGCCACGGCGGCAAGAATTATGAAGAACAAACTTTGTTCAGGCTACCTTTGTGATTCAAAAACAAATCCCATCCCATTTCTCCTACGTGACGGCCGACGGATCACACAGAGCGAGCAGCAAGGCCCCGTGTGGAGGCATCGCACGGCCAGTTCCTCTCATGGCGGCACGAGCTGTCAGAACCTGTCGTGGCTGCGTGACGTGACGAGCTCCCTTTGCGGCGGTCCGACATGCAGATCTATTCTAAGGCGCCACGGCGAGGTCCTCTGAGACAGCGGGGCGACCTCCTCCTAGTCCATAGTGCCACGGCGGGCTCCTCCAAGGCAGTGAGGCGACCTCCTCGTCCTGAGTAATTATGGCGTCTCACTCATCAGCGTCATCCGCGTGGCAGTTCGTTGTGCACCGGACCATGCTTCTGGCTGACAGAGACGGCCAGTTTGCCTGGAGTTAATTGCACGGAAGTACTACATTTGAGGCAAGTGTGACGAATCAGTACCACTATTCGGTTTTTTTGCACGTCAGTACCATGTCTGGGGCAGTCTGTTACAATTTGGTCTAAACTGCGTATAACAGTGTATTGACGTTGTATCTGGCCGTTGGAGCCCACCTGTCAGCAGCTGATGTGGCATGTTCTTTTGCAAAAAACACCCATAGTTTTTACTTAATCGCGCATATATCCCTTGTTTGTGAAAAAGGGTCCTGCCAAAAAAATCTACTCAAATAAAACACGCGCGCTACCGCTGGTATTCGAACCGGCGCCGTGCCGTACATGCAACTAACTTAGGCACCACTACGCCTCAACATCGACTGATTAAAGTACATGTCATTACAGTATTTATACTATTAATTTAAACGTTCCGCCTTTTCTGTATATATGTTTTTTGGGTCGTGGCAGCGGGCCCATGTGGGTCCCACTCGTCAGTGGGATGGAAGAAATAATTCGATACTAATAAAAAGATTGAGGGCCAGGCGGGTTTACCAGCGAGTAATTTGACAAAATTGATGTAAGAAAAATATGTTATTTTTATGTTCACATTTATTATAATATTTTTCCGTTGAGAAAATAAATGTGAGAAAAATTTAAGATTACCCTGAAAGGTAAATAAAGTGCTTGTGCACATGAAGAAAAATGTTCAGAGCATTTTTGGAAAATGTTGAACGCGTATTTAAAAATTGTAAATGTATTTTTTTAAATGTTGGTCATGCATTATAAAATTTATTATGACTACACAATAATTTTCAATACATGTTGTCAATTTTTTGAGTATCTGTGCGTTTAAAAAAATATAATCAATATACACAGTAACTGTGAGTTGGGCATATAATTTGTTTAATTGCGTATTTGAAAAATATAATCAGGATGGACAGTAATTGTGCATGGTTCTGCTCCTGAGTGAAAACACATGAATTTTTCTTACATTTTTTTAATCTAGATAaattttagaaaaaagttcatgcTTAGCACTAAATAATACTAATCCACATAAAATCTTGTGTGCGTTTTTTCAGCAACAAATCTTGTGTGCGTGGGCTCTAGTATGGTGCTTGGCACCAAATAAATCTTGCGTGCGTTGGCTCTCGTCTGGTTGTTGGGCCGTGCTGTGGCCCACATGACGCTGATTCCTCTTGCTCGAGCGGATCGAGAATTCAAGGGCGAGGCGCAGGGGCGGCTCAGCTTGAATCCGGCGGCGGCGACTTTGGTCAGAGGAGATTCGGCGGGGCGGCGCTGTTCGGAACGGGTCGCGGCGGAGTGCATAtccggcggcggcgagcttggTCGGACGAGATCCGGCTGGGCGGCGCTGTTCGGATCGTCGGCGAGCTTCGTTCATGTTcaccgaagagagagagagagagagagagagagagagagagagagagagagagagagagagagagagagagagagagagagagagagagagagagagagagagagagagagagagagatgagagcaAGAGGGAGCTCGGGAGGAGAGGTAAGGAGGGATAAGGGAGAGGGGCATTGGTGCTCTGCCGAGCCAGagacggggctccggcgaggggaggccggcgaggtcGAGGCAGCGGGCTACGAAGTTTGCGTGATTAAATTTAAAACAATGGGGTTTTCTGTAAAAATAATGCCACGTCGGCTCCTTACAGGCGGGCCCTGTCTGTCAGATACACCATCAATACTTATTTATACGAAGATTAGATCATTTTGTAACACACTGTCCCAGACATAATACTGATGTGCAAAAAAACCGAATAATGGTACTGATCCGTTAGACCTGCCCCAAATGTGGTATCTCCATGCAATTAACTCGTTTGCCTGTGAAGAAGCAAAGTATGGGGACAAATTAATTCTATTTTCTTCTTGACTGGGAGCGCTCATTCGCTGGAAATGGGTTGGTGGTTGCACCAGTTCCAAGCCATATTGTCAGAGTTTTCCCTAGGCCTCTTATTCCCAGACAAATGTGTACCCGCTGTGCGTGGGCATGATCGAAGTTCTTCGTTCTTCATATCGTAGAATGGGCAGCTGACTATGACAAGCTTATGTTGTGGCCATCTGAACCAAAAGACTAATTACGTACGCTACAATATCCAAGAGATATAGAATACAAAGCGCTGTATATATATGGCTGATCGATCAAAAGAGTTGGTTCATATAAGATGGAGTGAACAAAAAAATTGATGGCTATGCATAAGGAACACCGAAATATCAGCTTTTGATATGTCATAAATTAGACTTATGGTTAGCAGTTCAATAGCAGGTACTAGTATGCCTACCATCCACCATATGTTGTTGGCTCTCGTGTTTGTGACTCAACAGCCATTGCATTTTAGGCTGTAATTCGTGTGCCTCTGCCGATGCCACCTCACATGGTCATTTTTTTGACAAAGAAAATATATTAATATCGAGGAGATATCAATTACACCCAACCTTTGTACCAACAAGATGTCTAAAAACATCAAGGATACACAcagccaaaaaagaaaataaagagaacCGAAGAAAAAAGACCCTGCCATAGTGATCAATCACTAGCAACAACAACACTCTAACCACTGCCGAAAACAACACTCGGATTACAAAAGAGGTTCTCCAAAAGCAACAACTTcaagaaggaaacaatgcacaagTGTTGTCGTTACCCGATCGAAGATCTTGAGTTTTCATCCTGGAGAAAGTCCGAATTCACccaaaaacaatgccttcaacaaggtcatTGCCAGGAACAACTAGTAAAGGCCAGACCTTGGATTTTCACCTTGGGAATCGAGACTCGGTACTTGAGGAGCACCACCAAATTTGCAATCCTCCAGTATTGCCGTCCCCGCTTGCCGAGGCTGCTATTGCAAGTCACCAAACACCTAGCACACAGTCTTCAATGCATCCAATACACCGTTGCGCCAACTCTTTGAGACATCCAATCGCAGCTGCCATGATTTACACTGCCTCTATCAATGCCTTGGGAATCTTGACTTAGACGTGTCACATGACTCGAATAAGAAAGCGAAGTTTCGCGCCGAACCCTTGAAGCCGTGATGGTTAGTAATGTGAGCGCACGCAACCGCGATCTTCCGATATAGATATCCAGGGATGCCAATCCGTATAGATCTCCACAATGAGGAAGACCTGAGAAATCATGTCGCCTTGGCCTGCAGCCATCCTGTGGCGGCACCACACCCGAGACCAGTTTGTACGTCGATCGGGCGGCACCCATGGGAAAGGGTCACCAACAGCACACCCAGACCCAGACCCAGTGCCCGgtgtcaacaaaggggtggtgcGCCGGCAGGCTAGCCCGCCGCTGATCTTCTCCACGCAGGAACCGAGTGCATGTGCATGGCCCTGATGGTGGAGCGACATGCATCCAGCCTAGCAATGGTACATGCGTTGCATGCTTGGCATGCATGAGGCTTGGACGAACGAATCTTGCTGCGTATCTTGTGCGACGCAGCCGTGATCCGCGGAGATGACTGCAGATCCAAAGACCGGTGGCCTGCCAGATCGTGAAGCTGCTGGCGGCCAGATCGCGATGCCTTCGGCCGCAGCCAGATCAAGAGGCCGGGAGGCAGGACGACGATGACCAGATCGGAAGCATTCTTGATAGGGTTGAGTTGAAGACCGAAAAGCTAGAGAAAGAAAAAAGACGAGTGGacatgccccgccgccgccgtccgccgtgcGACGGCCTCCTCCGGCGGCGGAGTGGTGAACTGGGAGACGGGGAAGGGCCTTGTAAGGTCCCGGCGGCAGCGCCTCCGAAGTCGCCCTAAGCGACCCGGGAGGCAGTTCAGGGATATGTCCAAACAAAAGATACTATCGTTAAACCCATTAagttactagtagaatgcccgtgcgttgccacgggcttttgaaataGTCACAGATAGAGACAATATACCGCGGTCACAATTGCATAATAATTGAAATCCACTTAACTTGTAATGTAAAGTGATAACAAAATAGCACATTAACAATGTATACATATAAAATGATGATCCAACTAAAAATATGTTACAGTTGTTTTATTTTGTAAAAAGAAAACCATTTTCATATTATTACAAAAAATATGTTGCATTTCTTTCGGAGCAAACAACCAACTATAATGTTCATATATAAATAATATGTCATCTGAAATTTCTTAAATCATTTTAATATATTTATATATTCTTTTGataatttttaattcttttttatagGCTAAGGAAAATTGTCCGACAAAACTTAAAAACATGCAAGCAATCCAACATAAACCAAGTATATTCGATTTCTTTTctcaaaattttgatttttttgtgATACTCTGAATATATGTAATAAGTATAAAAAACATTTATTCATATGATCCAATTTATATACTTTAGTGTATTTTTCCTTCGAAGAGCAAACGTCAAAGGCCCAAATTGGCTAACCAGCACGGCCAACCAGCACCCAACCTAGCAGTATTACTCCAAGTCATAAAGAAAGAACAGTATTACTCAAAATCCCGAAAAAAACAGTATTACTAAAAAAAAACCAACCAGCACcagtctccctcactctctccatTCCCGTAGAGTGCTTAGATCTCACCCACTCCACTCCCTCCGCTCTCCCCCCACAGCCGGCGACTTCATCTCCCACCGCCGCCCCCTCTCATCCCTTCCCCTCCACTCATCCGAAGTCGATCAGGTGTGCGCACAACCGGCTCCCTCGTttcccacggcggcggcggcgaggtgcatGAACGCGGCGTGCGGCGCGCCCGCCCCGACGGCGGCGGGGGTGGGCGAGTGGAGAAGGACCGGCCGCTGCGATCCGGCGGCTTTGCCGTGCTCTGCGACAAGTGCGGGTACGCCTCCCCCTTCCTGCTAccacctccctccccccccccccccccccccccctccctcactCCGCGCTTCCTCTGCGGGTGGGTGCGGGCTCTGTTCCGAATGGACTGGCTGGCTCGCTAGCTCGTCGGCTGGACGAATCGATTCGTCTCGATGCTCTGCCTACCTTTGCCCCCTGCCTTTTCCTCTCGAGGAGAAGATGTTTTGTTCCTTGTTGTGGTTGGGCAATCTGTGGATTACCTTTTTGTCTTGCGCGTGTAGCAGTTTTTCAGAAAAGTGGAGTTGACTCGGCTGTAGCTAGCGTGGATACCTACCAGCGACATATAGAACAGATAATAAGCACTACTTGGTTGTGTGGAGCTCATGTCGAATTCAGATTTCTGTAATCGTTCAGTTACTTAGGGCCGACCCAAAATTGCTTGCGGCAGCTTTGCTAGGGCCGACCCAAAATTCAGATTTTCTACTGAGTGGTTAGATCTTCCTAGCTAGGGATGAATGAGCTCTGGCATGGTACTCCTACCAAGAATGGAGGAATACAGACGTCTAGCTCTATGCATGAATATTCGAGAGCATTACCGAGAGAAACATACATACAAAGGCTTAAGCAAGAGTATACTTTATAATTGACGCACTGCTTTGTCAAATACCCTGCTTCTTTCATGATTTAGACAATTGTATTGTatctgacaagattttgaaataactCATACAAAATGAGATGGTGCCCTGCCCCATTGACATAGTTAATAACGCTATTGACGATCACCTAGCCAAGAGGCTCACCGAACTGTGTGGTTCCGAGAACAAATTAGTTGTGGGAAGTTCTGAATATAAAAGAATAATTGAAATGAACCTAGTTAGTATACTTTGTAAGCTTTCTTGTTGCTTCTGTCTGGGTGAACAGTACTGACCACCACCTGCTTTTTTAGGGAATAGCCTGTCTTTATGTTGATGTTCCGGATTGTGAGATCATAATTTGGAGTCAGATGAATCCCGTGCGTACTTTACTTGGTTTCCCGACAGGAGACATGACTATTGTGCTGCTATATGAAGCACCCGTTGGCATTGCAATTTTCTCTTTTGATGGGGACTACCTCAATGATCCAGCAAAGGTTCTTATTTTTTCCTTGCTGATGCTCCTTAAGATTTGGCTGTCATCAATGACAAACTCAAGATCATCTAATCGATTACTCTGCTTTTTCTACATGACTTTTGGTAATGCTTGCCACCGCTTGCTAGTAATGCTCCCATTTTTTAATCATTGATCCTGCCTCCTTTCATGATTTAGACAATTGTGTTATACCAAATTTCCGTTCGATTTTCTCATGTTCTGCTCACTCTAAGGAAGGTGGGTAGATGATTGTCAAACTTCTGGGCTGTTATGGAGGATCCTACAGGTGGACGGCTGGGCGACGTGCTGATTCTCGGTGGAAGggagcgaggaggcggagagttcgaTCAGAGAAAGCAATTGTGCAATCTCTTTCTCCAGGTAAGTGATACCCTGACAACAGTTTGATACTATTGTTGTATTTGATTCCTTTCGCTTCAGTTACAGGCTATAACTATCCTGCAAGATGGTGGGACGAATCAGAAGTCCACCAACCGCTTGCACGTGTCATGCGTGTTTGTCGGAACAGATTTGCAGCTACCCCTATCCTCTCCATATCAGGTTCTCCCTACAACCTCTTCTTCATGGAGTACGTTTGATTCTGCCATCGCAATACATTTTCTGCCAGTCCACTTCTTAAATCTAGAGATTTAAAAAATGTTGTACCTAGAACAACATCAGTTGTCTGGCTTGGAAATTTCATGTATTGGTCGATGCAAAGCTTAAATATAGATGTTGTGCTCCAGATACTAAAGCTTTATATGATCTGGCTGTTCTACTGACATTTTTCTCTTAAATTGTACTCATTACTTCAGAGAAAGATGGATGGTCGTATGTACACCAATCTGGATCAACAGAGCTTACTACGTTGCATTAACCATACCTTTGTGGTCGTCAACTGAAATGGATTATTTTTTTCAAGTATTATTTCATGGATTACTGTTTGCTATTCCATTACTTGGTGGTATGATCTGTATTCCCTTTTTAAATGCATTGTATAATTATGTGTTCTCTATTATCCTTGACAATAGAACAATAATTGATTTGAATTCTTTCCACCGGTCTGTGTCAAAGCTCCCGACACCGCATCTATTGATGACACCACACACCACTTGAGGATGCTTCGTTTTCTCACTCAAGCACAACGTGAGCATGCCTTCACTCTTTGATGACTTTTTTAATATGCACCGGAGGCGGAGAATAAATTTGATACACCAAGTATTTTTGGTGATTCGAGAGTGTCAACTATACTTCAGGAAGAACATTTAGTGATTTCCAAAATGTACATAAGCATGTGCAGAATATCATGTAATGCAGCATGCTCATTTTAGTTTTTTGTATTGCAAGTAATATGTTAGGGTCGTGTATATAAATGTGCTCTAGGTTGTAACAACTCACAATTTTTTGATGACTTAAATTTATTCTCATGCATCTGAATCACCATTTGATTCACTAATAATGCACACATGGCGCTTCCACTTTAGTACATTATTTGCTATCACATGTATATAATATAGTTGTCCTTTTTTTTCTTGCAACTTATTTTCTTAAAATTCCCgctgcaacgcgcggggtatcttcTAGTTTTGTTATATTCAGGGCTGTACCAACTTCTAGTAAATTTTAacctttatttatgttttttttcaCTTAAAGCAAATGCTCCTCTTTATCCAGGTTAACGACTATTGTTAAGGAAGCTCATCGCTTGCATCAAATCGAATTGCGTGAAAAGGAACATTTGAAGTTCTTGCGCCTTCTTCTTAAGGATTTTATGATTAAATATGGCATTGACACTGAGAATTGGATTCTGGTCCAATTTGCAACAGCTCTGAAgattattgttttatgcccctggAGCATCAGGTATGTCTGCATGCTTAATTCACTCATTTTTTTGTGCAGTAGGAGTAGTTGCTAGAAATTTACTGAATTTTGTTTCCAGTAGATGCACTGAATTTCAAAGAAAGAGTACTCTAGGAGTACATGGAGTTGATGCACTGAATTTAGTTTGCAGTAGATGCACTGAAATTTACTGAATTTTGTTTGCAGTAGGAGTATTTGCAGTTCTGAACTGCTAGGAGTACTTGTAGAAGCACTTTGCTGGTGCACCATGCATATAACTTGAGCAAAGTGTCCTCTGAATTTATATGCACCTAGCACTTCTGTTCATGCCCTCATCTGTTCATGGCCCAGGAGTAAAAGAAAAGGAACACACATAAATAAGCTACTTCTATACCATTAATCCAGTGGGGTATATCATTGTTGCTTTGACCATCTGTACCATCAATTATCGAAGAACCAATGGCCACATTTCATTTTGATTAACAGTGACTAATTTAACTTGAGATGCAAATAACCAATTGGTGTAACTGGAGTTCTAATACCAAAGATACTCA encodes the following:
- the LOC123105250 gene encoding uncharacterized protein isoform X3: MVPCPIDIVNNAIDDHLAKRLTELCGSENKLVVGSSEYKRIIEMNLGIACLYVDVPDCEIIIWSQMNPVRTLLGFPTGDMTIVLLYEAPVGIAIFSFDGDYLNDPAKVLIFSLLMLLKIWLSSMTNSRSSNRLLCFFYMTFGGRLGDVLILGGRERGGGEFDQRKQLCNLFLQMVGRIRSPPTACTCHACLSEQICSYPYPLHISCTHYFRERWMVVCTPIWINRAYYVALTIPLWSSTEMDYFFQVLFHGLLFAIPLLGG
- the LOC123105250 gene encoding uncharacterized protein isoform X6; its protein translation is MVPCPIDIVNNAIDDHLAKRLTELCGSENKLVVGSSEYKRIIEMNLGIACLYVDVPDCEIIIWSQMNPVRTLLGFPTGDMTIVLLYEAPVGIAIFSFDGDYLNDPAKVLIFSLLMLLKIWLSSMTNSRSSNRLLCFFYMTFGGRLGDVLILGGRERGGGEFDQRKQLCNLFLQLQAITILQDGGTNQKSTNRLHVSCVFVGTDLQLPLSSPYQRKMDGRMYTNLDQQSLLRCINHTFVVVN
- the LOC123105250 gene encoding uncharacterized protein isoform X5 — protein: MVPCPIDIVNNAIDDHLAKRLTELCGSENKLVVGSSEYKRIIEMNLGIACLYVDVPDCEIIIWSQMNPVRTLLGFPTGDMTIVLLYEAPVGIAIFSFDGDYLNDPAKVLIFSLLMLLKIWLSSMTNSRSSNRLLCFFYMTFGGRLGDVLILGGRERGGGEFDQRKQLCNLFLQLQAITILQDGGTNQKSTNRLHVSCVFVGTDLQLPLSSPYQLYSLLQRKMDGRMYTNLDQQSLLRCINHTFVVVN
- the LOC123105250 gene encoding uncharacterized protein isoform X4, whose protein sequence is MVPCPIDIVNNAIDDHLAKRLTELCGSENKLVVGSSEYKRIIEMNLGIACLYVDVPDCEIIIWSQMNPVRTLLGFPTGDMTIVLLYEAPVGIAIFSFDGDYLNDPAKVLIFSLLMLLKIWLSSMTNSRSSNRLLCFFYMTFGGRLGDVLILGGRERGGGEFDQRKQLCNLFLQMVGRIRSPPTACTCHACLSEQICSYPYPLHIRERWMVVCTPIWINRAYYVALTIPLWSSTEMDYFFQVLFHGLLFAIPLLGG
- the LOC123105250 gene encoding uncharacterized protein isoform X7, translating into MNPVRTLLGFPTGDMTIVLLYEAPVGIAIFSFDGDYLNDPAKVLIFSLLMLLKIWLSSMTNSRSSNRLLCFFYMTFGGRLGDVLILGGRERGGGEFDQRKQLCNLFLQMVGRIRSPPTACTCHACLSEQICSYPYPLHISCTHYFRERWMVVCTPIWINRAYYVALTIPLWSSTEMDYFFQVLFHGLLFAIPLLGAPDTASIDDTTHHLRMLRFLTQAQR
- the LOC123105250 gene encoding uncharacterized protein isoform X8 codes for the protein MNAACGAPAPTAAGVGEWRRTGRCDPAALPCSATSAGGRLGDVLILGGRERGGGEFDQRKQLCNLFLQMVGRIRSPPTACTCHACLSEQICSYPYPLHIRERWMVVCTPIWINRAYYVALTIPLWSSTEMDYFFQVLFHGLLFAIPLLGAPDTASIDDTTHHLRMLRFLTQAQR
- the LOC123105250 gene encoding uncharacterized protein isoform X2, giving the protein MVPCPIDIVNNAIDDHLAKRLTELCGSENKLVVGSSEYKRIIEMNLGIACLYVDVPDCEIIIWSQMNPVRTLLGFPTGDMTIVLLYEAPVGIAIFSFDGDYLNDPAKVLIFSLLMLLKIWLSSMTNSRSSNRLLCFFYMTFGGRLGDVLILGGRERGGGEFDQRKQLCNLFLQMVGRIRSPPTACTCHACLSEQICSYPYPLHIRERWMVVCTPIWINRAYYVALTIPLWSSTEMDYFFQVLFHGLLFAIPLLGAPDTASIDDTTHHLRMLRFLTQAQR
- the LOC123105250 gene encoding uncharacterized protein isoform X1 — its product is MVPCPIDIVNNAIDDHLAKRLTELCGSENKLVVGSSEYKRIIEMNLGIACLYVDVPDCEIIIWSQMNPVRTLLGFPTGDMTIVLLYEAPVGIAIFSFDGDYLNDPAKVLIFSLLMLLKIWLSSMTNSRSSNRLLCFFYMTFGGRLGDVLILGGRERGGGEFDQRKQLCNLFLQMVGRIRSPPTACTCHACLSEQICSYPYPLHISCTHYFRERWMVVCTPIWINRAYYVALTIPLWSSTEMDYFFQVLFHGLLFAIPLLGAPDTASIDDTTHHLRMLRFLTQAQR